The genome window AAAATTTGATCTGATTGTCAGTAACCCTCCTTTCTTCAATAATGCACTCAAATCTGAGTCTGAACAGAAAAACACGGCAAGACATACCGATAGCCTTTCACAAGAAGACCTTTTGAATTATAGTTTAAAACATCTAAAAACTGAAGGCACACTGAGCCTTATCTTACCTTGCCAAGAAGCAGAACAAATTACCGAATTAGCGAGTAAAAAAGGACTATTTCTACAACGCAGATGTATCGTTCAAAATACATCTGAAGCAAAACCTATTCGTTGGATGATGGAATTTTCTTGCACTCAACCCGACAGCATTACGGAAGAAAAATTGATTATCAGAGAAAAGGACAAGCGAACTTATACCGAAGAATTTAAGATGCTAACGAAAGATTTTTATACCATTTTCTAAAACAAGCTGAACTCATTTGAACTTAAAGAAGTGTAATCTTTCTCGCTTTTGCGTAATTTCACTTTCTAAAGATCAATTTTACTTTTTATGCGCCTTCGGACAAAGCCTGTTTTATGTAACTATTATGTGACTTACCGCTGCAATGCCAAATGTGGATTTTGCGATATATGGGAACGTCCATCTCCTTATGTTACAGAAAAAGAGGTTGAGGAAAACATGAAAGCACTTAAAAAGCTAGGTGTAAAAGTTGTCGACTTCACAGGAG of Sediminitomix flava contains these proteins:
- a CDS encoding tRNA1(Val) (adenine(37)-N6)-methyltransferase: MKKFEIHQDKCALKVGTDGIILGAWTNVNHQKEILDIGTGTGLISLMLAQRNKEALLTAIEIDKDASQQAQSNFSISPWKNRLTLEHSSLQEYNCTKKFDLIVSNPPFFNNALKSESEQKNTARHTDSLSQEDLLNYSLKHLKTEGTLSLILPCQEAEQITELASKKGLFLQRRCIVQNTSEAKPIRWMMEFSCTQPDSITEEKLIIREKDKRTYTEEFKMLTKDFYTIF